AAAAGCCCATGGAACCATTGGGAGCCCCATGGAAAAATGAAGTGTCGTAGCCCATATCGTTGCACACAGACACGATAGATTGTATTTTTTGATTGGCATACGGCGACGAGGTAAACGCATCTTTGAGCGAAGGAATGCCGCATAAAACCGAAGACATTCCATGAATGGATTGTCGGCCATTGGCATAGGCTTCAGTGAAAATTAAACTTTTGCCCGCCAAAGAATCCAAAAATGGCGTATAGGAAACAAAATCTGGAATTTGAGTATTTTTATTGAAAGCTCCGCTGTATTCTTTCCCAAAACTTTCCATGATAAAAATTACGATATTCGGTTTTTCGGGCGTTTCGCGAGGATAATATTTTATGGTCTTAATATCTCGCTCGGCTTCGGCGGTAGGATACCAATTTTCTTTTTTAAAGCCATTGCTACGAATTGTACGAATCAGCGAAAAAGGGCTGTTCAGGACTAAATTCGCATTCACGGGCTTTTTGGTGTGGCGTCCCGCATCTACCATGTTGATGGGGCGTGTGCTATGCTGAAAATCACCACGGATTCCGCCCACGACCAAAACCGTAATTACGACAATTTGCAACACCGAAATTCCGAAATATTTCCATAATTGCTCGGGCTTGTAGATGCGAATTTTTACTTTCTTATACAAGAAAATCCAAAGGATCATCAGCCCAATGTAACAAATCGGTATCGACGGTTGCGATTTGATTGCTTCCCAAAAAACGCGTGTCAAATTGGTTTCGTGTCCCACGACATCAAACACGGCAGAAGTAAGCCTGCTTTGGCTAAATTTAAAATAAACAAAATCACCAAAATTCAGCACATAAGCAATGCCATTGGTTATGAAATACCACCACATCAAAAAGGTTTGAAATCCTTTTTTAGTATTAATGTACAGCGGCAAAATACTCAGCAAAATAAAAACCGAGTTGATGTATAAAATCGCAGTGGTGTCAAAAGCTGTTCCGTAATAGCAAAGCCTAAACAAATCTTGCGTGGAGTCTACCGAAAGCAAATCGGCGTTGTAATAATAGAAAAGCAAACGCGCAATTTGGTAAAACACAAATACCAAAAGCAAGCGATAAGCAAGTACTTTAAGTTCGCCAAGGCGCGACCAATTTTTCATTTCTTAAAATTTAAAAATGCTGAAAATCAACATTTTGATGTATTTTTTTTAGTCTAAATTATTCAGCTTTAGGTAAATAAATTTCAGCCATCATACAGCGAGCACTTCCGCCTCCTAATTTTTCAATTGTAGGAATCGCAACGCTGATGATTGGGTTGTATTTTTCAATCGCTTGAATTTGTTCAGGTTTAAGTGATTGGTACGCCGTTTCAGACATTACCAAATACGGCTGGTCGTCTTTGCCCAAAACTTGCAGCATATTTCCAGCGAATTGGTGCATTTGTTCATCACTGATTTTGATGATTTCTTTGCCCGTTTCTTTCAAAGTTTCGACCACATTTTTCTTTTCTTTCTTATCGTCGATGCTGTCTAGGCAAATGATGGCATATTTATCTGCCAAGCACATCATCACATTGGTGTGGTAAATCGGCATACGCTCGCCATCCACCGTTTGGTTGGCTGTAAAACTAATCGGCGTAAATTCAAAATCTTCGCAAAATTCGATGAATAAACCTTCATCTGTGCGAGGAGAAAGTGCGGCATAAGCATAGCGATTTTCGCGATCGAGAATCATACTTCCTGTGCCTTCCAAGAAAATGTCTTCTTGCTCTGCGGCAGAGAAATCGGTTACGGCATCAATGGCGAACCCTTTTTCTTCCAAAAAGTCCAAAATCTCATCTCTACGCTCAGGTCTGCGGTTTTCGGCAAACATTGGGAAAAGCGCAATTTGAGCATTTTCGTGCATGCTAATCCAGTTGTTTGGGAAAATTGAATCTGGCGTGTGTGGCTCTTTGGTGTCTTGAATGGTAAAAACATTGATCCCGTGGCTGCGCAATTTTTCAACCATGGCATTGAATTCGCTCAAGGCCAAAGTTTGGATTTTTTCGCTGCTACGACTTGGTTTTTGTTGGAAATAATTGTTTTCAGCCGTTTCGGCATTGTAGTAGAACGCAATGGGTTCTATCATTAATATACTATTGGTAATTTGTTTATTTTTCATAGGGCGAATGTACTACTTTTTTAGGAGATTAATTCATAATTTTTACCCGATAATGGTCGCACCAAACCTTTCATTTCTAAATTTAATAAATCAGCCATCAACGAAAAACCAGGTTTTTTCATATTCAGAGCAATTTCGTCAATATGTAATTGATTGTTTTTGCGTAAGATAGCGACGATTTTTTCTTCTTCGGGCGAAAGGTTGATAAACAATTCACGCTGAATGGGTTTTTGCTTTTTCTGAGGTGTTAAGTTCAAATAGTTTAAAACATCTTTGGCTTCGGTGAGCAAAAATGCTTTGTGTGATTTAATTAAATGATGACACCCCTTGGAATAAGTGTCGTCTACGCGTCCTGGCACGGCAAAAACATCGCGATTGTAATTATTGGCGTGCGTGGCTGTGCTCATAGCGCCACCTTTTATGGCCGATTCCACAATGATTGTAGCATCTGAAAGTCCTGCGATGATTCGGTTTCGGCTCAAGAAAAATTCTCTTTGCGGACGATGGAAAGAAGAAAAACTCGAAATCAAACCGCCCTTTTTAAGCATTTTTATGGCGGTAGCTTCGTTGGCTCGTGGATAAATCTCGTGCACCGAATGCGCCAAAACGCCCAAAGTAGGCAAATTATTTTCAAGCGCAGCACGGTGTGCCGCAGCATCCACGCCGAGCGCCAATCCACTTACGATAACGACGGGCTGATTGGCCAAATCTGCTACAAATTTTTGGATAAATTCTTCGCCACGGGGTGTCATGTTTCGTGTGCCTACAATCCCGATGAATTTTTTGTCTTTCCAGTCCATTTCGCCACGATGAAAAATAAAACATGGCGCATCGCTGCATTGCTTTAATAAATAAGGATAATCGTCGGAATAAAAACTCAGAATTTTGACATTTTTTTTGGCGCAAAATTCAATTTCTTTTTCTGCTCGCTCCAAGAGTTCTGTGTTCCCAATGCCTTCTATTTTCTTGGGCGAAAGGTTTTGAATACTTAATTTTTCTTTGGTTGAAAGTTCCCAGACACTTTTTGCAGACCCAAAATGGGCGATGAGTTGCTTTGCCGTCTCGGCGCCAATGCCTGAAACATAATTTAATGCTAAAAGAAACTTTAAATCATTGTCTTGATACATAAATAGTTAATAAAATTGTTGAAATCTCTTTAAAACTTTTGCCTAAAAGTAAGATTTTATTTTTTAATTTTGCTACTATGAATATGAAAAAAACTATAGTTGCATTATTATACCAGTACGATTGTGTCATCGTTCCAGGACTTGGTGGATTCATAGCTAAAAACACCGAATCTGAATTTAATCCTATAGATTATACTTTTTTTCCACCGAGAAAAAAAATCGGTTTTAATAGTGATTTAGTACACACCGATGGGCTTTTGGCCAACGCTATTGCCAAAGAATATGGCATGGATTATAAAAATGCAGTTTTGGCGATAGATAAAGAAGTGGCACTTTGGAAAGAAGCTTTGAACCAAGGCGAAAATATCCAAATTGAAGGGTTAGGTATTTTAAATAAACAAAACCAAAACTTAAACTTTCAGCCCGAAAAAAACATCAATTTTGCATTAGACACTTACGGGCTTGAGCCTGTAAAAGCTAATTATATTTTAAGAGAAAAATCTGAAAAACAAACTGAAACACCGACTAAAACGGCAAGTGCATGGGGCTCTTATGCGGCTGCTATCGCTTTAGCCATTGGGGTAGGAGTGACCAGTTTTTTTGCCAATCATACTTTAGTGCAGCCACAATTAAGTAGTATTTTACCATTTACTTTGAACGCAGAAGTAGCTGAAAGACAGAATGTAGCAGATTTTATTCTTGAGCCACAAACACAACAAGCACCAAAAGCTGAAGTAAACGAAACGACAGCTGTTGCCGAAACTCCCGTTTCTGTAGCACCTGCTGAAGTGAATGAAGAATCTCCTGAAATGCCTGTAAAAACTTATCAAGTAATTGGTGGTTCTTACAAAAAATACAGCGAAGCCATGGTAGAAGTAGCAAACATGAAGAAAAAAGGCTACAATCAAGCAGTAATCGTAGGGAAAGTAGGTTCTTATTTCATGGTAGCATACGATACTTTTGACAGCGAAGAAGAAGCCTTAGCCTTGAAAAGAAGCCTTGAGGCTAAAAAAGTAGATGTATTTTTAAGAAAATAGATTAAAAACGATATTTTTTAACACAAAGCAGGAATTTTTTCCTGCTTTTTTTGTTTATATTTATTAAAAATAAAACCTATGTTCATCGCGATAGTATATTCCATTTTATTTGTGATTTTCGGACTGTATATCAATGAAAAAAGAGTGCAGTTTCTATTCTTGTGCCGTGGGTTCAACGATTACAGTAATGATAAATTTAATGTATCAGGTTTTTCTTCTTATTTGAAGAAGTTAAATATTTTCCTTGGCATATCTATGCCATTGCTATTTTTTGCGTTTTATCATTGGTACGAAGTTGTTTATGCATATTTAAGCCTACTTATTTATCCTATCTTTGTGTATATCTTTTTAATGATAAAACAACCCAGCTTTTATTATGTGAAGCCCAAAAAGTATGAAAAAGAAAATTGGATTTATGCCCCTTATATTGGAATATTTAGTATTGTAGGTGTATTTATATTATTGTATGTGGGGACGAGAAATTCCGAATTGGAAGTGGAAAACGACAAAATCAAAATCACGGGGATTTACGAAACAGAATTAAACACAAATGAAATTCAATCAGTTTCTTTGGTTTATCAATTGCCCAAAATCGTAGAGCGTACCAATGGTTTTGCGTTTCAGGGCGTTTTGAAAGGTTACTTTAAAACTGAAAATGGCGAGCGCGTGAAGTTATTCATCAACGAAGAAGATAAGCCGCCATTTATTTTAATTATAACTAAAAACGGGCAAAAAATATATTTTTCGTCCGGCGATAAAAGCAATTTCGAATTGTATAAAGAATTGAAAGAAAAGCTAAATCTTTAAAATTTATTACGAATTCAAATCTGTGATAGATATACCTCCTGGTAAGTTTGCAGAGCAATTTATAAAAGACCTTAGCCGTAGAGATGTCAACAGCCTAGACCAAATTAAATGGATATTTAATGGAGCAAAAAAACCGATAGGAAAAGATGGAAAAGTCTTTAAAGAAACAATGGAAAAAGCAATTGATAATCTTCCGATTACAGATGATTTAACAAGGAAAAAATTAGGAATTGAATTTAATCAATTAACCCAAATACTAGATGATAAAAACAAAATGTATGAATTTACTAATGTTATAGCCTCTTGGGCGAGAGAAAAAGGCTATAATGGAATTATTGCACCAGGAGCGAGAGGAGCTAAAGATTATCAAAATGTAATCTTGTTTAATCAAAATTATATAGATAATATCTTGACAAATAAAACACGAATAAAAATTAATAAATAGAATATGTTATCATACTTAACGAGATTAGAGCTTGATAGAGAGGTGGTTAAAAAACAACTAATAATAAATTTATTTAATAAAGAAAGTGATTTAACTTTAAAAGAATATTTATCTAATTCTTTTAAAGAAATGCCCCCTTATAACAAAGAAGTTTGGCTAAGAGTTATTAACAAATTAATAGAGCCTTCATTTGATGAGAGAAGATATGATGAGATGGTGTATGTTTTTGGATATTTATCAAAAGATGATCACGATTTTGAAAAACAATATAAATTTTATGATGAATTGAAAAATGAGAAAAGACTAGATGAGGAAAGCAAAAAATTTATAGGCTTTATGGCTGGAGTAGGTTTTTTCAAGCAATACGAAATGAATTTAGAAGAATGGTTTAATTCTTACTATTGGACAAGACCAGATTTACAAGGTAATGTAAATTATAAAATGAAATATACTATCAATGACATTTTAAATTTATCACATGGTCTTAATTATTTCAAAACAATTTTGCCTCAATTAAATTATTGGAGAAGATAATAGGTCATGTATCGGCCTTGTGGGTTTTATTGTAAGATTATGAATGTTAGATATTTTTTTAATTTAAACAATTAACCAAAAAGCAAAAATAGGTAAAAAAATGTAACTAACTATGAAACAGTGAATTAATTATTTGTTTACCTTTAACTTGCCGACAGAGAATCACTGAAATTAGCCTTAAAAAGACAAAGTTGAGTTACTTATCAGTTACTTGATAAGCATTCAAAGTTTTTTACCAAAGAGGCTATATTTCAGTGCTTTGCATGATATTTCATCTTTCATTGTTACTCAATAGAAATTAATTTAGTAACCCCAAATTATAGAATGATGAAAAAAACGCAAAGAACAACCTTCACGGTATTATTTTACCTAAAAAGAAAAAGCCCCAAAGCTGATGGCACACTTCCCATCATGGCAAGAATTACCATTAACGGAAAAAACGAACCCTTTTCCACGAAGTTAGGCTTATCCCCTTCGCTGGATTTACAGAATAGTAAGGTCTGTGGAAAAACCCATGAAGCTAAACAGATTAATAAGAAATTAAAAGCCATTGAAAACGATATTCAGAACATTTACAGCGAAATGCTCAAATATGAGGGCTATGTAACAGCCAAGAAAGTAAAAGACCGATATTTAGGCAGAGAGCATTCAGACAATACTTTGCTCAAATGTTTCCAAGGCTTACTCAAAGATTTTGCCCTTAAAGTAGATAAAAAATTAAGAGCACGGGCAAGTTATAATACGCATAAATCTGCGTATGCAAATCTGGCGTCTTTTCTCAAAGAAAAACTTTACAGAGAGGATATAGACTTGATAGAATTGGATAGAACCTTTATCGATGATTATGATTCGTATCTTAGGATCGAAAAAGGCTTAGATCACAATAGTATTTACGGTAATATGGGGCCGCTTTTGCGAACTATTAAAAGAGCCATCAATGAAGATTTACTTTTGATAGACCCTTTTCGTCATTATAAAAACACTCTAAAGTCTAAGGACAGGGGATATTTATTGAAAGCGGAAATAGAAAAAATCATAAACTATAGAGCGTCTCAAGACTTCACAAAAAAGGAAAGAGACAAATTAGAATTAATAAGAGATTTATTTTTATTTAGTTGTTTTACAGGCTTTGCCTATATAGACATCAAGCAATTGAATCAAAGCCACAAGCAACATTTTTTTGATGGGAATCAATGGCTGGTCAAACGCCGACAAAAGTCAAAGATAGCGTGTAATGTTCGATTATTAGAAATACCCAAGATGATTTTAAAGAAGTATGAAGGCTTAGACAAAAATGGGGCTTTACTTCCTGTTCCAAGTAATGGAGTTTGTAATAAATACATCAAACTAATGATGGATGAATGTGGAATTTTTCGAGAGAAGCCGATTACTTTTCACTGGGCAAGACATAGTTTTGCCACCTTAATGCTTACGGAGGATATTCCGATAGAAAGTATCAGTAAAATGCTAGGACATAAACATATTCATACCACGGAGATTTATGCCAAAATTACCAGTGCAAAAATCAGTAAGGACATGGAAATAGCCGCTCAAAAACTCCAGAATCTGTCCGTTCACTATCATTAGGCTCCGCTTTTTTTTAATTCTTGTAGCCCATTGGCTATGATTTTTCTGAGAAAAAACCCTACCCAAAACGCTACTAAGAATTTTATACTTACTCAAACTACCGCTACAAAACATTCCTTTTCTTCCTGTTTTGTAGCGGTAATTTTATTTAGAAGTAAACCATTATCTAATGGTAAAAATATTCGTTAATCGATACAGAGCTTAGAGTTTCGATGGGCTCCATTTACCTAATGCTTGTCTTTTGTATTAGGATTTCTATTTCCACCTTTTTTTCGCAGGTATAAAATGGTCGAAATGCGGTTTTTCGTAGTCGAAGGGCAAAAGTACTTCCGTGTTCTAAACGCCTTTACAAGGTCAAGCCCTGGGGTTTTCAAAAAAATCTCCACACCCTTTGGGGTTGTATTTTTCTGAAAAACCTTGTGGAGGCTAAACACTACTTTTTATAAGCCCTCGAAACGAAACCAGCATATTCCGGCTCTTTAGACGAATAAAAAAAAGGTCAATATGAAGCATACAAAACAGGATTTATTAGTAATGGATTTAAAACGAAACCGCTCTTCCTCTCATTACCGAATAATAAAAAATTTCAACACAGCCTCGTAAGAGAGCAAAGCGTGGGCAGGCTATGAGAGAATGGGTATTTAAATAAGCATTATCAATTTTAAAAATTAGACAAGATGAACATCACAGGACGACTAACACGAGATGCGGAGGTGAAAGCACTTCCTAACGACAGAAAGGTGGTAAACTTTTCAATTGCCGTAAACGACCACTATCGTAACAAGCAGGGCGAAGACATACAGCAAACCGCTTTTTTCGATTGTGCATATTGGTTGGGTACTAATGTAGCCAAGATTTTAACCAAAGGGGCTTTAGTGGAACTCACTGGGCGAGTAAGTGCGAGGGCGTGGCTAGGCAAGGACGGCGCCCCCAAAGCAGGGCTTAATTTTCATACCTCAAAAATTAAGTTACACGCAAGTGGACAAAGACAGAACACGGAAACAACCAACGGAAAGGGAGTGATAACACCACAACCGATTGAGGAAACCGAAGATGATTTACCATTTTAATTAACAGAGTAACAAAAAACAATTTATGAACATTTAAAATTTTAGAACAATGGCACATAACATTAATTACAACAGCAGAACGGGAAAGTATAGTTTTTTCAGCGTAAAGGAAAAGGCTTGGCACGGATTGGGACAAATCGTAAGCGAACACCCAACAAGTGCAGATGCGATAAGACACGCAGGATTAGACTTTGAAGTCAGCAAAGAGCCTTTATACACTAAGGGTAAGGGTTTGAAAACCACCGAACAGGGGATAGAGTTTTACGACAGTGAAATCGAAGTGCCGAACGCCTTTGCCACGATGCGAGAGGATACTAATGAGGTTTTGGGCGTAGTGGGTAAAGATTATCAAGTCGTACAAAACCACGAGGCATTTGCCTTTTTTGATGAAATTGTAGGAGGAGGCGATGGAATATTGTACGAAACCGCAGGAGCATTAGGCAAAGGTGAACGCATATTTATCACAGCCAAATTACCCGATTATATCCGAGTGGGGAACGGCGATGATGTAACGGAAAAGTATATTTTCTTAACCACAAGTCACGACGGAAGCGGAAGTATCACAGCCGCCTTTACGCCTATACGAATAGTTTGCCAAAATACGCTGAACGCCGCTTTTAAAAATATGAATAATGTGGTTCGTATTCGCCATACCTCAGGAGCAAGACAGCGGTTAGCCAACGCACACAAAGTTATGGGATTAGCCAACAAATTAAGTAACCGATTAGAGGGAACCTTTAACGAGTGGGCAAAAATCCGAGTAAACGACCGAGAAGTACGAAAGTTAATAGAATTGGCTTTGTGTCCGAATAAGGAAACATTAGAACACTTGAAAAAAGGTAACACCGATGAACTATCAACCGTGTTTAAAAATACCGTAGATGATGCTTTTATGTATGCAATGGTCAGCGATAGCCAACAAATGGAAACCACGAAAGGAACTTTGTTCGGTGCATACAACGCCGTTACTGGGTACTATCAAAATGTATGTAATTACAAGGACGATGAAAGCAAATTGAAATCCTTAGTTATGGGCGGAACTGCACAAAGCAGAGGACAAAAAGCCTTTGACCTTTGTAATGTTTTCGCAGAACACGGAGAAGATATGTTTTGCTATAACTAACAAAGGATAACGAAAAATCAAATATTAACCCAAAGGCGGTTATATCATAGTAACCGCCTTTATAAACCATAAGACAATGGCAAATTGGTGCAACAATAATTTAGTTTTTGAGGGAACAGAAAAGCAAATCCGAGAGATAGATACCCTCTTTCAACAGATGATAGACAAGGAACAGCAAGAGGAGTGCGGACAACTACCAAATTTTATCAAAGACGGAAATACTTACTTTTTTAGTATAGACCAACAAAGCGAGGGCGTATATAGATACGAAACCAAATGGAAACCCAACATTGATGAAGTTTGTCAGATAGCCGAAAAGTTAGGTATAACAGATTATGTACACGAGTATGAAGAGTTAGGGAACTTAATATACGGAAAAGCAATTTATAAAGAGGGTACTCTCATAGAGTATAATTTAGAGGATGAAGATTTTGAGCAGTATCAATGGAATGAAGATGATGATACTTACACTTTTGCAGATGAAATATATCAAAGCGAATGGGAAATCTTAGACCTTCTTTTAGAAGACAGAATAAACAACACAAAATAGAGTAGCAATGGAAAAAATTACGATATCAATCTATAAATATGAAGAATTAGAAACAGAGGTACAAGAAAAAGTATTAGACAAGTACAGATACAAAGAAGTTAATAATTTTTGGTGGTGGCAAGATACTTATTTTGATTTTATGAAGATATGCTCAAAATTGGAAATAGATATAAATCCGTTTGAAATCTTTTTTAGTGGATTTTATGGTCAAGGCGACGGAAGTAGTTTTGCGTGTAATATACTTGATATAAGAAAGTTTATACAAGCCGTTAGAGAAGAAAAATGGAAAGATTATGCCCCTAATCAAGCATTTGATTTTGATAGATTGGATATGGATAAAAGAGTGCTTGAACTTATTAAAAACGGATATATAGACATTTATTTTAAGACCTATAATAAACACCGATACCACTATATGCACTTTGATTGGGAATACACTTTTAGAGATAATAACAAGGAATACCCACATATTGAACATCAAATTGAGAAATTATTAAAATGGACAGAGAGTATTTTAAATGATTTAAACCAATATCTATACGAGGAACTACAAGAAGAATACGAAAGGCTAACCGCTGATGAATATATCATACAAATGTTTGCGGAAGAAGATTACCAATTCACAGACAAAGGATATTCAATAGCTAAAGTAATCAATTAAATTTTAAGAACAATGAACACAAATTTTTTTAAACAAATAGCAGAATTAGAGATTGAGGGAACACTCAATTTGGCAGTTAAAAAAGAAAATAACACCCTTGTTGTTTCTCTTTTGGTGAATAATGATGCGTGTGGGGATAAGGCGAAGAACCTTATCCCACCGCTAACAATCAAAGGAACAGCCGAAGAGTTAGACGAGCAATTTTTTGCAACCATAGTGCAACCGATTGAAAGTACATCAAAACTTATGGTTGATATGGAAGGCTATTTAAAGGCACAAGAAATCGCTAAACGCCAATCACAAATGGAAAAGGAAAAAGCAGACAGGGAAAAGAAAGAGAAAGAAAAACGAGCCAAGAAA
This Ornithobacterium rhinotracheale DNA region includes the following protein-coding sequences:
- a CDS encoding single-stranded DNA-binding protein, with protein sequence MNITGRLTRDAEVKALPNDRKVVNFSIAVNDHYRNKQGEDIQQTAFFDCAYWLGTNVAKILTKGALVELTGRVSARAWLGKDGAPKAGLNFHTSKIKLHASGQRQNTETTNGKGVITPQPIEETEDDLPF
- a CDS encoding LTA synthase family protein; protein product: MKNWSRLGELKVLAYRLLLVFVFYQIARLLFYYYNADLLSVDSTQDLFRLCYYGTAFDTTAILYINSVFILLSILPLYINTKKGFQTFLMWWYFITNGIAYVLNFGDFVYFKFSQSRLTSAVFDVVGHETNLTRVFWEAIKSQPSIPICYIGLMILWIFLYKKVKIRIYKPEQLWKYFGISVLQIVVITVLVVGGIRGDFQHSTRPINMVDAGRHTKKPVNANLVLNSPFSLIRTIRSNGFKKENWYPTAEAERDIKTIKYYPRETPEKPNIVIFIMESFGKEYSGAFNKNTQIPDFVSYTPFLDSLAGKSLIFTEAYANGRQSIHGMSSVLCGIPSLKDAFTSSPYANQKIQSIVSVCNDMGYDTSFFHGAPNGSMGFLGFGNILGFNHYYGKTEYNNDDDYDGIWGIWDEPFFQYFAEILNRKQSPFMATLFSVSSHHPFKIPEKYNGKFKKGKIPIHEPIEYSDFALKQFFKTAEKMPWYHNTIFVIVADHTNQVYYPEYQKTMNRFAIPILFFSPNENYNLHGEVTTPAQQIDIYPTLTDLIGYNKPFRSWGRSLVQENSDEPNIIVNSTGVNNQFIINDYIYIFDGKDVIGIYKRNDADLAQNLISERNLPQHQKAEEWVKKWFQDYNERIIDRNLTK
- a CDS encoding DUF932 domain-containing protein gives rise to the protein MAHNINYNSRTGKYSFFSVKEKAWHGLGQIVSEHPTSADAIRHAGLDFEVSKEPLYTKGKGLKTTEQGIEFYDSEIEVPNAFATMREDTNEVLGVVGKDYQVVQNHEAFAFFDEIVGGGDGILYETAGALGKGERIFITAKLPDYIRVGNGDDVTEKYIFLTTSHDGSGSITAAFTPIRIVCQNTLNAAFKNMNNVVRIRHTSGARQRLANAHKVMGLANKLSNRLEGTFNEWAKIRVNDREVRKLIELALCPNKETLEHLKKGNTDELSTVFKNTVDDAFMYAMVSDSQQMETTKGTLFGAYNAVTGYYQNVCNYKDDESKLKSLVMGGTAQSRGQKAFDLCNVFAEHGEDMFCYN
- a CDS encoding PRTRC system protein E gives rise to the protein MNTNFFKQIAELEIEGTLNLAVKKENNTLVVSLLVNNDACGDKAKNLIPPLTIKGTAEELDEQFFATIVQPIESTSKLMVDMEGYLKAQEIAKRQSQMEKEKADREKKEKEKRAKKYKELMDKVEELAKEGKPQEAWMKLPSVEEYPEQAEKIRKRRKELSALFQPNLFEID
- a CDS encoding site-specific integrase, coding for MMKKTQRTTFTVLFYLKRKSPKADGTLPIMARITINGKNEPFSTKLGLSPSLDLQNSKVCGKTHEAKQINKKLKAIENDIQNIYSEMLKYEGYVTAKKVKDRYLGREHSDNTLLKCFQGLLKDFALKVDKKLRARASYNTHKSAYANLASFLKEKLYREDIDLIELDRTFIDDYDSYLRIEKGLDHNSIYGNMGPLLRTIKRAINEDLLLIDPFRHYKNTLKSKDRGYLLKAEIEKIINYRASQDFTKKERDKLELIRDLFLFSCFTGFAYIDIKQLNQSHKQHFFDGNQWLVKRRQKSKIACNVRLLEIPKMILKKYEGLDKNGALLPVPSNGVCNKYIKLMMDECGIFREKPITFHWARHSFATLMLTEDIPIESISKMLGHKHIHTTEIYAKITSAKISKDMEIAAQKLQNLSVHYH
- the ctlX gene encoding citrulline utilization hydrolase CtlX, which encodes MKNKQITNSILMIEPIAFYYNAETAENNYFQQKPSRSSEKIQTLALSEFNAMVEKLRSHGINVFTIQDTKEPHTPDSIFPNNWISMHENAQIALFPMFAENRRPERRDEILDFLEEKGFAIDAVTDFSAAEQEDIFLEGTGSMILDRENRYAYAALSPRTDEGLFIEFCEDFEFTPISFTANQTVDGERMPIYHTNVMMCLADKYAIICLDSIDDKKEKKNVVETLKETGKEIIKISDEQMHQFAGNMLQVLGKDDQPYLVMSETAYQSLKPEQIQAIEKYNPIISVAIPTIEKLGGGSARCMMAEIYLPKAE
- the dprA gene encoding DNA-processing protein DprA — encoded protein: MYQDNDLKFLLALNYVSGIGAETAKQLIAHFGSAKSVWELSTKEKLSIQNLSPKKIEGIGNTELLERAEKEIEFCAKKNVKILSFYSDDYPYLLKQCSDAPCFIFHRGEMDWKDKKFIGIVGTRNMTPRGEEFIQKFVADLANQPVVIVSGLALGVDAAAHRAALENNLPTLGVLAHSVHEIYPRANEATAIKMLKKGGLISSFSSFHRPQREFFLSRNRIIAGLSDATIIVESAIKGGAMSTATHANNYNRDVFAVPGRVDDTYSKGCHHLIKSHKAFLLTEAKDVLNYLNLTPQKKQKPIQRELFINLSPEEEKIVAILRKNNQLHIDEIALNMKKPGFSLMADLLNLEMKGLVRPLSGKNYELIS